The genomic stretch TCCATTTTATTGTAATCAAAACAAAGACTCGAGAGTTATCTCAAAATTTGTAAATCGACTTTCACAAGGTTTTTCAAATTCGGGCATTCAATTATCATGACTCTACAGCCAAACCTCAAGAATTCGATAATAGCCATGCATGTTTTGCCATCTACCCATACTGGAAACTAATTTTCACCTGTTGCTTTGAAAAGAATATACAGATCAAGTTCTAACACATTGTTGCGTACGTTGTTTTTACCCATCCATATTTATCTCGCCCTAAAATATATACATTAAATCCTCCACTCGATCCATCTTACCCCGATTTTATGGGTACTCCACTAATTTCAAATGTCATTGACCCTTTTTTCAGATGCACAAACGAATTAACTGAGTTTGATCTCTTCAACGGCAGTTGAACGATTCAAGGATAATTTCAGCACAACTCGAACATACATCATTGATGGATTTAGAATATCATTTGTGTGAAATATGAAATTTTCTCAGTAATTCCAGAAGGTACTCTCAAGTAGAGAGCATTAATTTCacaaggatttttttttttttgcagattTTCTTGAAACCTTATTATGGGTGAAAACAGCTTAAGACTTGTCATGTATCCATGGTTCGCAATGGGGCATCTCACCTCATTCCTTCacatctcaaacaaatttgcaGAGAGAGGCCACAAAATTTTCTTCATCCTGCCAGAGAAAACACAGTCCAGATTAGAAAAATTCAATCTTTACCCGGATTCCATAAGTTTCATACCTGTAACCGTGCCTCACGTTGAAGGCCTGCCCCATGGGACTGAAACCAGCTCAGAAGTCCCTTTTCCTCTGTATTCACTCCTTCGTCATGCCATGGATCTTACAGAATCAACCATTGAATCTCTTCTCCAGGAACTCAAGCCCCATTTCGTGTTCTTCGATTTTACCCATTGGTTGCCGGATTTAACCCGCAGGTTAGGGATGAAATCCGTCCACTATTGCACCATTAGCCCTCTGGCTGTTGCATATCTGTTTCGAGATGAATCTACGGTAGAAGCTTTGATGGATCCTCCGCTTGGTTTTCCTACAACAGGGATCAAGATTTACACACACGAAGCTCGTGTTGTGAGTACCATCAATAACATGAAAGAATTTTCCAGCGGGATGACGTATGTTCAACGTATGATCAAGTCAGTTGAAGAGTGCGACGCCATTGGATTCAAATCCTGCAGCGAAATGGAAGGTACGTATTgtgattttcttgaaaaaaaattcaagaaaccTGTTTTTCTAGCCGGCCCGGTTTTGCCGAAGCCACCATCTTCCGCTCTAGACGAAAAATGGGCAAAATGGTTGGACCAATTCAAGCCAAAAACAGCGATCTTCTGTGCACTTGGGAGCGAAGCAAGATTGAAAATGGATCAATTTCAAGAACTGATATTGGGGATCGAGCTCTCAGGATATCCATTTTTTGCTGCACTAAAACCACCCATTGGGGCAGATACAATACAAGAGGCTTTACCAGAAGGCTTCCAAGAAAGAACAGAGAAAATAGGGGCCGTTCATGGAGGTTGGGTGCAGCAACAAATGATTCTAGCACACCCTTCTGTTGGATGCTTCGTTACGCATTGCGGGTCGGGTTCTTTATCTGAAGCCATGGTCAGCGAGTGCCAACTGGTGCTGATCCCGCAGATGGGAGACCAAATCATGAATGCCAGATTTATGGCTGCGGATTTAAGAGTTGGTGTGGAGGTTGAGAAAGGAGATGATAGTGGTTTGTTCACGAAAGATGGTGTGGCGAAGGCTATAAGATTGGCGATGGATAATGACAGTGAAATTGGAAATGAAATACGAGCCAACCATGCAAAATGGAGGGATTTCTTGTTGGGGGAAGAGGGGCTTGAAAATTCTTACATGGACCAATTTGTTGAGAAGTTGAGAGGTCTTTTGGAATAATCGATCCAATATTGGCATCAATACAAACTTGATCGATATTAGATATGTTTAGATCTTCAGCAAGTATTTGCAGATTTCTTAACTTTTCAATAACCAAAGTGTTTATGcaacattttttttaagtttGGGTTCAAGAATAATGCCtatattttgattatatttcaAGAATCAcaatttaataactaaaatctGTTGGGTTATCTGGAATGTTAACATTGCAGCAGCACATCATGAGTAAcatcaataaattaaatatgataaacatcaaaatttataaaatttaccCCAAAATTGAGCTACGTCCATTATAAACTTTTCAATGAGATCATTTATTTATTAACAACAAATAAGTCAATAGAATTAAgaataaacatttcttaagaaatctcacactaaatcatttatttaacttCAATAGCTGTGAGTGTAGAtgaatttgtttttattttcctCTTAGAGATTGAGGGTCGACTTTGAATAAGATGATCGAGTCCTTCGGTATTTGGGCGGTGCATATTTACACGCTAACTCGAATTTATTGGCTTACGTTGGTTTGAACTTTTTTATGCACGTATATGGTACAATTTTGTTTATGTGAATTTGTTTTGGAAGATGTGGTAGTGGAGTGATTCAAATGTGGTCGAATTAAATTACTGGAGctgtttattaaaaattttattggcTTTATGAGCTTGAAGCTTGTACGAGCTTAGTTAcgtggcaaaaatttgtgtgagacggtctcacgagtcgtatttgtgagatatatctattatttgaatcatccaaaaaaatattaatttttatgctaagagtattactttttattgtgaatatcggtaggattaacccgtctcacagattagaatTCGTATAACAcctctaaaaggagaaatctttaggaATACTCGGtgtcctacctcaaataccaacggtcgtcgtctgaggttggcatatttggcttgtctatcttgggctgccttcattttcttctgaatcaatttcactttttcggtcatatctctgatcatatcaggtccagtctcaggaacttcagagatatcatcccaataaagaggggatctgcatttctttccgtacaacgcttcgaatggagccatctcaatactcgtttgatagctgttattgtacgaaaattcgcaaagtggcaatgcatcttgccagttagtactaaaatcaagtactacagctctcagcatatcttccaatgtctggatcgtccgttctgactgtccgtcagtttgtggatgatatgcggtactcagatgtagcttcgtaccgagaacttgctgcaaactctgccagaagtgcgaagtaaaccgaggatcacggtctgaaacaatcgactttggcactccgtgcagtctcaccacttccttgacatagatatcggccatctgatcatatctatatgtgtagtgacccgttccagaatcacctactaatgaagaactaagcatgcaattaacttaattaataataatcagagataacagcggaaaactgacaccaaacgatagttatacaacccaatcgaaaatccagaataactcaactaaactgaaatatacggtacaaccatatcgaatcaaaaagataccgaagaactaaaccaaccagctactcaacgtcctcctcctcctcctcctgagctgtccaacctgaggcctgccccgtgggaatggggtgtccaagataaacaaaaccgaagacgtgagcgataagaacgcccagtacaaaagcatgagtatacaagcctatatgaaatgcacatgctatgatatgataccagggtagtcaagaaacaggagtaacaaaggatctcaaaatgctcagtctagaggcgccaagtggatagtgccgcgcggtactcctctgggtcactgcatccactacaagaacagacgtggacctaaaatgtcccggatcaccgaagccctcccgacccgtcggccactgtgtactctcggtgtccatgcgtccacaagacaagatagggctgagcggccccacaagatatagcttatctcgaaagagatacagctcaacagtaaaggctatctcgaaggagatacggctcaacatgaaatgcaacatgcatcataaaacgtgacataatagcatgcatcatatgacatataacaatgcagcaaataatcatgcaacacatatatgaatgtatactcaaccaggatatctcggatagtactttcgtacctcaaaccagcagatcctaacaatcagtcctagactcacgcctgcgtccgcagtcagcccactggtgccgctagctccaaactagagcacagctccgctacaacactagtagctccccgctagtgcccgaacctcggaaaaagactagaacctgtcagaaacgactgaaatgctctggaacactctgaaatgacgagtcacaaatgaagcctcgcgcctctatttatagccaatgttcggacgctccgaaccacttcgtacgatccgatccggtacacttcggacggtccgaaccctgatcggacgatccgaaccttgcatgacttccacgagtacagccacctgtctcggacggtccgaacccacttcggatgatccgaactcttccacgtgtccagaacccttccacgtgtccagccacctgtctcggacgatccgaaccaccttcggacgctccgaaccctcttcggacgatccgaacccggttcggtccttccgatcctaccgaaaataattaatccaataattaactcaaattaggaatcgggttactacattctccctcccttaaaaagatttcgtcctcgaaatcaggcttagaggatgaacaaaacgaaataacaacatcgttattacatctcaatggttgttgaatacaactgatatttcgattacaactgaaaacacaaacatatacaaagcataactcaaaagagttctggatgctccgaacgcatacgactctctagctcccaagtggcttcttcagtgcctctgcgctgccactgaactaatacaagaggaatgatcttattccgcaacaccttgtctttgcgatcgaggatccgcactggtcgttccacgtaagacaaatccgaatttagttgaacttcagatggatgcaagatgtgagactcatctgctacatatcgtctcaacaaagatacgtggaacacatcatgaatcccagacagatacggaggtaatgct from Primulina eburnea isolate SZY01 unplaced genomic scaffold, ASM2296580v1 ctg291_ERROPOS245047, whole genome shotgun sequence encodes the following:
- the LOC140820919 gene encoding cyanidin 3-O-galactoside 2''-O-xylosyltransferase FGGT1-like, which produces MGENSLRLVMYPWFAMGHLTSFLHISNKFAERGHKIFFILPEKTQSRLEKFNLYPDSISFIPVTVPHVEGLPHGTETSSEVPFPLYSLLRHAMDLTESTIESLLQELKPHFVFFDFTHWLPDLTRRLGMKSVHYCTISPLAVAYLFRDESTVEALMDPPLGFPTTGIKIYTHEARVVSTINNMKEFSSGMTYVQRMIKSVEECDAIGFKSCSEMEGTYCDFLEKKFKKPVFLAGPVLPKPPSSALDEKWAKWLDQFKPKTAIFCALGSEARLKMDQFQELILGIELSGYPFFAALKPPIGADTIQEALPEGFQERTEKIGAVHGGWVQQQMILAHPSVGCFVTHCGSGSLSEAMVSECQLVLIPQMGDQIMNARFMAADLRVGVEVEKGDDSGLFTKDGVAKAIRLAMDNDSEIGNEIRANHAKWRDFLLGEEGLENSYMDQFVEKLRGLLE